A genomic region of Streptomyces sp. NBC_00247 contains the following coding sequences:
- a CDS encoding glycoside hydrolase family 3 C-terminal domain-containing protein, whose protein sequence is MTQEEIAQLLDKLDPRQKVRLLTGATTWRTADEPAVGLAGMTMSDGPAGVRGESWDERNTSALLPSASAVGAMWDEDLAERLGGLLAAEARAKGVDVVLAPTLNLHRSPLGGRHFECYSEDPELTARTGAALIRGIQAHGVAATAKHYVANDSETDRLTVSVDLDERTLREVYLLPFEAAVRAAGVRVVMCGYNAVNGTTLAESPLLARPLKEEWGFDGVLVSDWGAVRSTVPAALAALDLAMPGPESPWADDLVRAIEDGHVPMAAIDDKVARLLRLAYRVGALHRAPSATTTRLPGPVKPAEVANPAEYPRPAGDPEAPETLLRRAVAAGCVLLGNRGVLPLDPATLTSLAVIGAQAADPRVQGGGSAGVHPRHVSTPLDALRDALGPTVRLAHAPGPALGAPPFLGGPGCQDPRDGRTGALLRVLDADGAELYAGHRESGRQIEPPLPAGAHTVEISARLLPGVGGAWTFGVGGFGRMSLTVDGTPLVDGVFPRETDDPAVVHVNPPSRYGEIALTEGRAVTVVARRELADGTGRATLVTAAPPRPDRADALADAVDAARAADAAVVFVGTTQDSESEGHDRTTLALPGDQDELVRAVIAAQPRTVVVVNSGGPVEMPWRREAPAVLLAWFPGQEAGAGLADVLFGAAEPGGRLPTTWPAALADAPVRATRPVDGVLRYAEGPHIGHRAWLREHRTPAYWFGHGLGYTTWAYESSSVDLAVDTADEETAFTVSVRLRNTGGRPGREVVQVYLARPGSTVERPVRWLAGYAPVEACPGETVTAAVRVPHRALHHWSPQEKGWFTEPGTYEVHAGSSAGRLPLTASVEIRDTGAGPFVGERFPGR, encoded by the coding sequence GTGACGCAGGAAGAAATCGCCCAGCTGCTCGACAAGTTGGACCCGCGCCAGAAGGTGCGGCTGCTCACGGGCGCGACCACCTGGCGCACGGCGGACGAGCCCGCCGTGGGGCTCGCCGGGATGACGATGTCCGACGGGCCCGCCGGAGTGCGCGGGGAGAGCTGGGACGAGCGGAACACCTCCGCGCTGCTGCCGTCCGCGTCGGCCGTCGGCGCGATGTGGGACGAGGACCTGGCCGAGCGCCTGGGCGGGCTGCTCGCCGCCGAGGCGAGGGCCAAGGGCGTGGACGTCGTGCTGGCGCCCACCCTCAACCTGCACCGGTCCCCGTTGGGCGGACGCCACTTCGAGTGCTACTCGGAGGACCCCGAGCTGACCGCCCGTACAGGCGCCGCCCTCATCCGGGGCATCCAGGCGCACGGTGTCGCCGCGACCGCCAAGCACTACGTCGCCAACGACTCCGAGACGGACCGGCTCACCGTCTCCGTCGACCTCGACGAGCGCACCCTGCGCGAGGTCTACCTCCTCCCCTTCGAAGCCGCCGTGCGAGCCGCCGGGGTACGGGTGGTGATGTGCGGCTACAACGCGGTCAACGGCACCACCCTGGCCGAGAGCCCGCTGCTCGCACGGCCGCTCAAGGAGGAGTGGGGGTTCGACGGCGTCCTCGTCTCCGACTGGGGCGCGGTCCGCTCCACCGTGCCCGCCGCCCTGGCGGCCCTGGACCTGGCGATGCCCGGCCCCGAGAGCCCCTGGGCCGACGACCTCGTCCGGGCGATCGAGGACGGGCACGTCCCCATGGCGGCGATCGACGACAAGGTGGCCCGGCTGCTGCGGCTCGCCTACCGGGTCGGCGCGCTCCACCGCGCCCCCTCCGCGACGACGACGCGGCTGCCGGGGCCCGTGAAACCCGCGGAGGTCGCGAATCCGGCCGAGTACCCGAGACCCGCGGGAGACCCGGAGGCCCCGGAGACCCTCTTGCGGCGCGCGGTCGCCGCCGGGTGCGTGCTCCTCGGCAACCGGGGCGTGCTGCCCCTGGACCCGGCCACGCTCACCTCCCTCGCGGTGATCGGCGCGCAGGCCGCGGACCCCCGGGTGCAGGGCGGCGGCAGCGCCGGCGTCCACCCCCGGCACGTCTCCACGCCGCTCGACGCGCTCCGCGACGCCCTCGGCCCCACCGTCCGGCTCGCGCACGCGCCGGGCCCCGCCCTGGGGGCACCCCCCTTCCTCGGCGGCCCCGGGTGCCAGGACCCGCGCGACGGCCGGACCGGTGCGCTGCTGCGGGTGCTCGACGCGGACGGCGCCGAACTGTACGCGGGCCACCGGGAGTCCGGACGGCAGATCGAGCCCCCGCTGCCGGCCGGCGCGCACACGGTGGAGATCAGCGCCCGGCTGCTCCCCGGCGTCGGCGGCGCCTGGACCTTCGGCGTGGGGGGATTCGGCCGGATGAGCCTCACCGTCGACGGGACGCCGCTGGTCGACGGGGTGTTCCCGCGCGAGACGGACGACCCGGCCGTGGTGCACGTCAACCCGCCGAGCCGGTACGGGGAGATCGCCCTGACCGAGGGCCGGGCCGTCACGGTCGTCGCCCGCCGCGAACTCGCGGACGGCACCGGTCGCGCCACCCTGGTGACGGCCGCACCGCCGAGGCCCGACCGCGCGGACGCCCTGGCGGATGCGGTGGACGCCGCCCGCGCGGCGGACGCCGCCGTGGTGTTCGTGGGCACCACGCAGGACAGCGAGTCGGAGGGCCACGACCGGACCACCCTCGCCCTCCCCGGAGACCAGGACGAACTGGTCCGCGCGGTGATCGCCGCCCAGCCGCGTACCGTCGTCGTCGTCAACTCCGGCGGCCCGGTGGAGATGCCGTGGCGCCGGGAGGCCCCCGCCGTCCTGCTCGCCTGGTTCCCCGGCCAGGAGGCCGGGGCCGGACTGGCCGACGTGCTGTTCGGCGCCGCCGAACCGGGCGGCCGGCTCCCGACCACCTGGCCCGCCGCCCTCGCCGACGCCCCCGTACGCGCGACCCGGCCGGTGGACGGCGTGCTGCGGTACGCCGAGGGCCCGCACATCGGCCACCGGGCCTGGCTGCGCGAACACCGCACGCCCGCCTACTGGTTCGGCCACGGACTCGGCTACACGACCTGGGCTTACGAGAGTTCATCCGTGGATTTGGCGGTGGACACGGCCGACGAGGAGACCGCCTTCACCGTCTCCGTACGGCTCCGCAACACCGGCGGGCGCCCCGGCCGGGAGGTCGTGCAGGTGTACCTTGCCCGCCCCGGTTCGACGGTGGAACGCCCCGTGCGGTGGCTGGCCGGATACGCCCCGGTCGAAGCATGCCCCGGCGAGACCGTCACCGCCGCCGTGCGCGTGCCGCACCGCGCCCTGCACCACTGGTCCCCGCAGGAGAAGGGCTGGTTCACCGAGCCGGGCACCTACGAGGTGCATGCGGGATCCTCCGCCGGGCGGCTGCCCCTGACCGCCTCCGTGGAGATCCGCGACACGGGAGCCGGCCCCTTCGTCGGAGAGCGCTTCCCCGGCCGCTGA
- a CDS encoding discoidin domain-containing protein, whose amino-acid sequence MFRSPHAHSGRPRPGRRLVSLTALGALVASSLTLLAAPGATAADTLLSQGRTATASSQEGDGYSAAGAVDGNLTGTRWASQWSDPQWIQIDLGATANLSRVVLTWEGAYGKSYEIQASDNGTDWRSLRTVTQGDGGTDDLALSGSGRYVRMLGTERSGGYGYSLWEFQVYGSTGTTPPPATGGAVKVTGSQGNWQLQVGGQPYTVKGLTWGPSVADSPRYLPDVRSMGVNTIRTWGTDGSTKPLLDAAAANGIRIINGFWLQPGGGPGSGGCVNYVTDTTYKNNSLTEFAKWVDAYKSHPATLMWNVGNESVLGLQNCYSGTELEAQRNAYTTFVNDVAKKIHSIDPDHPVTSTDAWTGAWPYYKRNAPDLDLYAMNSYGDVCNVQRDWVAGGYTKPYIITETGPAGEWEVANDANGIPEQKTDVQTAAGYTNAWNCVTAHRGVALGATMFHYGTEHDFGGIWFNLLPGGFKRLSYYAVKQAYAGSTAGDNTPPVISNMTVSPASAAPAGKEFTVRADVRDPDNDPVTYKVFLSGNYANGDKGLVEAAWRSTGNGTFAVTAPEKLGVWKVYIRAEDGHGNAGFETKSVKVVAPPVDGTNVALNKPATASSSQASYGDCPCTPANAVDGNPVTRWASDWSDPQSIQVDLGARTALRTLQLQWDPAFASSYEVQLSDDNATWRTVFTTTTGNGDIDTVALGQSARYVRLALKARGTGWGYSLHEIGVYA is encoded by the coding sequence GTGTTCAGATCACCCCACGCCCATTCCGGCCGTCCGCGACCCGGCCGCCGACTCGTCTCCCTCACCGCCCTCGGCGCCCTCGTCGCGTCCTCGCTCACCCTGCTCGCGGCGCCGGGCGCCACGGCCGCCGACACCCTGCTGTCCCAGGGCCGGACCGCCACCGCCTCCTCGCAGGAGGGCGACGGCTACTCCGCCGCCGGGGCCGTCGACGGCAACCTCACCGGCACCCGCTGGGCGAGCCAGTGGAGCGATCCGCAGTGGATCCAGATCGACCTCGGCGCCACCGCCAACCTCAGCCGGGTAGTCCTGACCTGGGAGGGCGCCTACGGCAAGTCGTACGAGATCCAGGCGTCCGACAACGGCACCGACTGGCGGAGCCTGCGTACGGTCACCCAGGGCGACGGCGGCACGGACGACCTCGCCCTCTCCGGCTCCGGCCGGTACGTGCGGATGCTCGGCACCGAGCGGTCCGGCGGATACGGCTACTCCCTCTGGGAGTTCCAGGTCTACGGCAGCACCGGCACCACTCCCCCGCCGGCCACCGGCGGGGCCGTGAAGGTGACCGGCTCACAGGGCAACTGGCAGTTGCAGGTGGGCGGGCAGCCGTACACCGTGAAGGGCCTCACCTGGGGCCCGTCCGTCGCCGACTCGCCGAGGTACCTGCCCGACGTGAGATCCATGGGCGTCAACACCATCCGCACCTGGGGCACCGACGGTTCGACCAAGCCGCTGCTCGACGCGGCGGCGGCCAACGGCATCCGGATCATCAACGGCTTCTGGCTTCAGCCCGGCGGCGGGCCGGGCAGCGGTGGCTGCGTCAACTACGTCACGGACACCACCTACAAGAACAACTCCCTGACGGAGTTCGCCAAGTGGGTGGACGCGTACAAGTCGCACCCCGCGACCCTGATGTGGAACGTCGGCAACGAGTCGGTCCTCGGACTCCAGAACTGCTACAGCGGCACGGAGTTGGAAGCGCAGCGCAACGCGTACACCACCTTCGTCAACGACGTGGCCAAGAAGATCCACTCGATCGACCCGGATCACCCGGTGACCTCGACCGACGCATGGACCGGCGCCTGGCCGTACTACAAGCGCAACGCGCCGGACCTCGACCTGTACGCCATGAACTCGTACGGCGACGTCTGCAACGTGCAGCGCGACTGGGTGGCGGGCGGCTACACCAAGCCCTACATCATCACCGAGACCGGCCCGGCCGGTGAGTGGGAGGTCGCGAACGACGCGAACGGCATCCCCGAGCAGAAGACCGACGTCCAGACCGCCGCCGGGTACACCAACGCGTGGAACTGCGTCACCGCCCACCGGGGTGTGGCGCTCGGCGCCACGATGTTCCACTACGGCACCGAGCACGACTTCGGCGGGATCTGGTTCAACCTGCTGCCCGGCGGGTTCAAGCGGCTCTCGTACTACGCGGTGAAGCAGGCGTACGCCGGTTCGACCGCCGGGGACAACACGCCCCCGGTGATCAGCAACATGACCGTCTCACCGGCATCGGCGGCCCCGGCCGGCAAGGAGTTCACCGTCCGCGCCGACGTCCGCGACCCGGACAACGACCCGGTGACGTACAAGGTCTTCCTCAGCGGCAACTACGCCAACGGCGACAAGGGGCTGGTGGAGGCCGCGTGGCGGTCCACCGGGAACGGCACCTTCGCCGTGACCGCGCCCGAGAAGCTCGGCGTCTGGAAGGTCTACATCCGGGCGGAGGACGGCCACGGGAACGCGGGCTTCGAGACGAAGTCGGTCAAGGTCGTCGCACCGCCGGTGGACGGCACCAACGTGGCGCTGAACAAGCCGGCCACGGCCTCCTCCTCGCAGGCGTCGTACGGCGACTGCCCCTGCACCCCGGCCAACGCCGTCGACGGCAACCCGGTCACCCGGTGGGCCAGCGACTGGAGCGATCCGCAGTCCATCCAGGTCGACCTGGGCGCGCGCACCGCCCTGCGGACGCTCCAGCTCCAGTGGGACCCGGCCTTCGCCTCCTCGTACGAGGTCCAGCTGTCGGACGACAACGCCACCTGGCGCACGGTGTTCACGACCACCACCGGCAATGGGGACATCGACACCGTCGCCCTCGGACAGTCGGCCCGCTACGTCCGCCTCGCACTCAAGGCCCGTGGCACCGGCTGGGGTTACTCGTTGCACGAGATCGGCGTGTACGCCTGA
- a CDS encoding DUF1996 domain-containing protein → MKGTKNKNGAARRLSAVLVGTALAATLLGVGSTLTAGAPDASSATVAAGADTAGSPHMGHVAAAASAASADDVDGDGYIPAVPPVTGVTPSWGTPTPRYFHEFQANCSVTHTAPDDPIVFPGQAGASHDHTFMGNTTTNAQSVTASLYGGNTTCKVPGDSSAYWMPSLFKGDTKILPTGPQVIYYKAGVTDYTSVRPFPKGLRYVVGSPLQSADQFRALKGWVEGWECGESFGNIDFPATCPAGSQLNIRMQAPSCWDGLHLDTPNHQAHMAYPVVKPGTNDNVCPADHPVALPMVEFKMAFPVSGDMSQVRLASGRGYSFHYDFFNAWNEPTLRAMVDHCIVGGLQCDARGWDQNHPEAGAALNADYRLP, encoded by the coding sequence ATGAAAGGCACGAAGAACAAGAACGGCGCCGCGAGAAGGCTCTCGGCGGTGCTGGTCGGCACGGCCCTGGCCGCCACCCTCCTCGGCGTCGGATCGACCCTGACCGCGGGCGCGCCCGACGCGTCGTCAGCCACCGTCGCGGCGGGCGCGGACACGGCCGGTTCGCCCCATATGGGGCACGTCGCCGCAGCGGCTTCGGCCGCTTCGGCGGACGACGTGGACGGGGACGGCTACATCCCCGCCGTCCCGCCGGTCACCGGCGTCACCCCGTCGTGGGGGACACCGACGCCGCGCTACTTCCACGAGTTCCAGGCCAACTGTTCGGTCACCCACACCGCGCCGGACGACCCGATCGTCTTCCCCGGACAGGCCGGCGCGTCCCACGACCACACGTTCATGGGCAACACGACGACCAACGCCCAGTCCGTGACCGCCTCGCTGTACGGCGGCAACACGACCTGCAAGGTGCCCGGCGACTCCTCGGCGTACTGGATGCCGTCCCTCTTCAAGGGCGACACCAAGATCCTGCCGACCGGTCCGCAGGTCATCTACTACAAGGCGGGCGTCACCGACTACACCAGCGTCCGTCCCTTCCCCAAGGGACTGCGCTACGTCGTGGGCAGTCCGCTGCAGAGCGCGGACCAATTCCGCGCGCTCAAGGGCTGGGTGGAGGGCTGGGAGTGCGGGGAGTCCTTCGGGAACATCGACTTCCCTGCCACCTGCCCGGCTGGTAGCCAGCTCAACATCCGCATGCAGGCGCCCAGTTGCTGGGACGGACTGCACCTGGACACGCCGAACCACCAGGCGCACATGGCGTATCCGGTCGTGAAGCCCGGTACCAACGACAACGTCTGCCCGGCCGACCACCCGGTGGCCCTGCCGATGGTCGAGTTCAAGATGGCGTTCCCCGTCAGCGGCGACATGTCACAGGTCAGGCTGGCGAGCGGGCGCGGCTACTCGTTCCACTACGACTTCTTCAACGCGTGGAACGAGCCGACGCTCCGGGCGATGGTGGACCACTGCATCGTGGGTGGACTCCAGTGCGACGCCCGTGGCTGGGACCAGAACCACCCGGAGGCCGGTGCCGCGCTGAACGCGGACTACCGCCTGCCGTAG
- a CDS encoding ABC transporter permease has translation MTKFLLTRLRQSLITLILVSIVVFAGIRALPGDPALALAGEERSPEALAAIREAYGLNDNIVVQYGRFVGHALTGDLGTSSRTGLPVSEAIGQALPVTLELAALSLLLAVVVGIGAGVLAAVRRGKPEEWLANAVALVGLSIPTFWLGIVLVLGFAIAVPVFAASGYVPFGTDPLDNLRRMVLPSIVLGSGLAAVVMRQTRGAMLDSLSADYVRTARAKGLSRRAVVGGHALRNSLVTVVTVLGLQLGHLISGAVVTEQIFVLPGFGKLTIDAVFTRDYATLQAVVLCTSAAYILINLLVDVVYSVIDPRIRLGGAR, from the coding sequence TTGACGAAATTCCTGCTGACGCGTCTGCGTCAGTCGCTCATCACCCTGATCCTCGTGTCCATCGTGGTGTTCGCCGGAATCCGGGCGCTCCCCGGCGACCCGGCGCTCGCCCTGGCCGGCGAGGAACGCAGCCCCGAGGCGCTCGCCGCGATCCGTGAGGCGTACGGCCTCAACGACAACATCGTGGTCCAGTACGGCCGGTTCGTCGGACACGCCCTCACCGGCGACCTCGGCACCTCCTCGCGTACCGGCCTTCCGGTCTCCGAGGCGATCGGCCAGGCTCTCCCGGTCACCCTCGAACTCGCCGCTCTCTCACTGCTTCTGGCGGTCGTCGTCGGCATCGGCGCGGGCGTGCTGGCCGCCGTCCGGCGCGGAAAGCCGGAGGAGTGGCTGGCCAACGCCGTCGCCCTGGTCGGCCTTTCGATCCCGACCTTCTGGCTCGGCATCGTGCTGGTGCTCGGATTCGCCATCGCCGTACCGGTGTTCGCGGCCTCCGGCTACGTACCGTTCGGCACCGATCCGCTCGACAACCTGCGCCGGATGGTGCTCCCCTCGATCGTCCTCGGCTCCGGCCTCGCCGCCGTGGTGATGCGCCAGACCCGGGGCGCGATGCTCGACTCGCTCTCCGCCGACTACGTCCGCACCGCCCGTGCCAAGGGGCTCTCCCGGCGCGCGGTCGTCGGCGGGCACGCGCTGCGCAACTCGCTGGTCACCGTGGTCACCGTGCTCGGCCTCCAGCTGGGCCACCTGATCTCCGGAGCCGTGGTCACCGAGCAGATCTTCGTGCTGCCCGGCTTCGGCAAGCTCACCATCGACGCCGTCTTCACCCGTGACTACGCCACGCTCCAGGCGGTGGTGCTCTGCACCTCGGCCGCGTACATCCTCATCAACCTGCTGGTCGACGTGGTCTATTCGGTCATCGACCCGCGTATCCGGCTCGGAGGTGCCCGGTGA
- a CDS encoding ABC transporter permease: MTTALATPAQATVRKAGSGKLRSLRKNRLALTGGIIAAVFVLTALFAPLISPYDPAQPDFANVLDAPSWSHWLGTDDLGRDQLSRIIHGTRASMQVGLLAVVLAFVIGVPLGLAAGYYGRLTDSAVSRLTDTMLAFPFLVLAVGLAAILGPSLTNATIAIGISQIPAVIRITRAETLRLKHVDYVAAAVANGGGDGTVLFRHILPNATSALIVQATVGIPAAIISEALLSFLGLGVQPPAPSLGVMLSGAQSFLALAPWLAVFPGLAIVAATLAFNLLGDGLRDVLDPRGGTR; the protein is encoded by the coding sequence GTGACCACCGCACTCGCCACCCCGGCGCAGGCCACCGTGCGCAAGGCGGGCAGCGGCAAGCTGCGCTCCCTGCGCAAGAACCGCCTCGCGCTGACCGGCGGCATCATCGCCGCCGTCTTCGTCCTCACCGCGCTGTTCGCGCCGCTGATCTCCCCGTACGACCCCGCGCAGCCGGACTTCGCCAACGTCCTGGACGCGCCGAGCTGGTCGCACTGGCTGGGCACCGACGACCTCGGACGCGACCAGCTCTCCCGCATCATCCACGGCACCCGGGCGTCCATGCAGGTCGGGCTGCTCGCGGTGGTACTCGCCTTCGTGATCGGCGTGCCGCTGGGCCTCGCGGCCGGTTACTACGGACGACTCACGGACAGCGCCGTCTCCCGGCTCACCGACACCATGCTGGCCTTCCCGTTCCTGGTGCTGGCCGTCGGCCTCGCCGCGATCCTCGGCCCGTCGCTGACCAACGCCACGATCGCCATCGGCATCTCGCAGATCCCGGCGGTCATCCGCATCACCCGGGCGGAGACGCTGCGCCTGAAGCACGTCGACTACGTCGCGGCGGCCGTGGCGAACGGCGGTGGAGACGGAACCGTCCTGTTCCGCCACATCCTGCCGAACGCCACCTCGGCGCTCATCGTGCAGGCCACGGTCGGCATCCCCGCCGCGATCATCAGCGAGGCGCTGCTCAGCTTCCTCGGCCTCGGTGTGCAGCCGCCCGCGCCCTCGCTCGGCGTGATGCTCTCCGGCGCCCAGTCCTTCCTCGCGCTCGCACCGTGGCTGGCCGTCTTCCCGGGGCTGGCCATCGTCGCCGCGACGCTGGCGTTCAACCTGCTCGGCGACGGACTGCGTGACGTCCTCGACCCCCGCGGAGGCACCCGATGA
- a CDS encoding LacI family DNA-binding transcriptional regulator, with protein sequence MTRRAPRLEDVAREAGVSRATVSRVVNGIRNVDPAIQDAVRDAIARTGYAPNGAARALVTRRARTLALVVSGAGDDSEDGQNVFATQALADPFFGRVVSGVVGFLRPRSMYPVLMFAETDAARREVVEYLRQGRADGALIFSTHAEDPLPALLAAERLPCVLFARPGVPAPVTYVDLAHRDGARLAAEHLLARGCLRVATITGPLDLPAAQDRLAGFRETMERHGQPYVPVAEGGFTADSGARALSRLLREHPAIDGVFAANDVMARGVCDALRELGRRVPEDVAVVGFDDSSAALAAEPPLTTVRQPMEEMAARMACLLQEEIEGTRTEPTAVIFDPELVVRASA encoded by the coding sequence ATGACGAGACGCGCCCCCAGGCTCGAAGACGTCGCGCGGGAGGCGGGCGTCTCTCGCGCCACCGTGTCCCGCGTGGTCAACGGCATCCGCAACGTGGACCCCGCCATCCAGGACGCGGTACGGGACGCCATCGCGCGAACCGGCTACGCGCCCAACGGCGCCGCCCGGGCCTTGGTGACCCGGCGGGCCAGGACCCTGGCCCTGGTGGTCTCCGGCGCGGGAGACGACTCGGAGGACGGGCAGAACGTCTTCGCCACCCAGGCGCTGGCCGACCCCTTCTTCGGCCGGGTGGTCAGTGGGGTCGTCGGCTTCCTGCGGCCCCGGTCGATGTACCCGGTGCTGATGTTCGCGGAGACGGACGCCGCCCGGCGCGAGGTGGTGGAGTACCTGCGGCAGGGCCGGGCCGACGGCGCGCTGATCTTCTCCACCCACGCGGAGGACCCGCTGCCCGCCCTGCTGGCGGCCGAGCGGCTGCCGTGCGTACTCTTCGCCCGCCCCGGGGTCCCGGCCCCCGTGACCTACGTGGACCTGGCACACCGGGACGGTGCCCGGCTGGCCGCCGAACACCTGCTGGCCCGGGGCTGCCTGCGCGTCGCCACCATCACCGGACCGCTCGACCTGCCGGCCGCCCAGGACCGGCTGGCGGGGTTCCGGGAGACGATGGAACGCCACGGCCAACCGTACGTACCCGTCGCCGAGGGCGGGTTCACCGCCGACAGCGGGGCCCGGGCCCTTAGCCGGCTGCTGCGCGAACACCCGGCCATCGACGGGGTGTTCGCCGCCAACGACGTGATGGCGCGAGGCGTCTGCGACGCCCTGCGAGAGCTCGGCCGACGCGTCCCCGAGGATGTCGCGGTGGTCGGATTCGACGACTCCAGCGCCGCGCTCGCCGCCGAACCGCCGCTCACCACGGTCCGCCAGCCGATGGAGGAGATGGCGGCCCGAATGGCGTGCCTGCTCCAGGAGGAGATCGAGGGGACCCGGACCGAGCCCACCGCCGTCATCTTCGATCCCGAACTCGTGGTGCGCGCCTCCGCGTAG
- a CDS encoding ABC transporter substrate-binding protein → MAVALVSLVSGCTSLQSSATEVGGVRKTDERPVRDGGTLTVALNSDPDKLDPSLAQTLVGRTVFAGMCEKLYDIDENGTLVPQLATSLPEVSADGLTVTLPVRQGAKFSDGTPLDAAAVVTSLLRHRDLPGSARATELGPVEKAVAVGSSTVRITLDHPYVPLTGVLADRAGMVMSPTALKKYGKDFTNHPSCVGAFRFVERVGGDRIVLEKDPNYYDAAKIHLDKVVYKPIADGNVRLANLRSGDVQIGDQMGPVDVQSSLTEPKLQLFNSPSLGYQGIGVNVGNVNGLGEKPGKIDTPLASDVRVREAFDLAIDRDLLNTVVFQGMYEPACGPISPQSGIAPGVDPEDCPKRDVAKAKKLLKEAGVKLPVKIELKTSTTPEQGRVGQVLQAMVKEAGFELSLLPTEYATMISETDEGDYDVFTSGWSGRLDPDGNVSNFLKTAGAMNAYGIGDPDIDRLIDEGRSVSDPARRTEIYDELTRRVQGDHSMIYLYRQKNYVVASKDVAGIRVYGDGLVRVTNAGYIR, encoded by the coding sequence GTGGCAGTTGCGCTGGTGTCACTCGTCTCGGGCTGCACGTCGCTGCAGTCCTCGGCAACCGAGGTCGGAGGCGTACGGAAAACCGATGAGCGGCCCGTACGTGACGGCGGGACGCTCACCGTCGCGCTCAACTCGGACCCGGACAAACTCGACCCCAGCCTTGCCCAGACCCTCGTGGGCCGCACGGTCTTCGCAGGCATGTGCGAGAAGCTCTACGACATCGACGAGAACGGCACCCTGGTACCGCAGCTCGCCACGTCGCTCCCCGAGGTCTCCGCGGACGGCCTGACCGTCACCCTGCCCGTCCGGCAGGGCGCGAAGTTCAGCGACGGCACCCCGCTCGACGCGGCGGCCGTGGTCACCTCCCTGCTGCGCCACCGCGATCTGCCCGGTTCCGCGCGCGCCACCGAACTCGGCCCGGTCGAGAAGGCCGTGGCCGTCGGTTCCTCCACGGTGCGGATCACGCTCGACCACCCGTACGTACCGCTCACCGGCGTCCTCGCCGACCGGGCCGGGATGGTGATGTCCCCGACCGCGCTGAAGAAGTACGGCAAGGACTTCACCAACCACCCGTCCTGCGTCGGTGCCTTCCGGTTCGTCGAGCGGGTCGGCGGCGACCGGATCGTGCTGGAGAAGGACCCGAACTACTACGACGCGGCCAAGATCCACCTGGACAAGGTCGTCTACAAGCCGATCGCGGACGGCAACGTACGGCTCGCCAACCTGCGCTCCGGCGACGTCCAGATCGGCGACCAGATGGGCCCGGTGGACGTGCAGAGCTCCCTCACCGAGCCGAAGCTCCAGCTCTTCAACTCGCCTTCGCTGGGCTACCAGGGCATCGGCGTCAACGTGGGCAACGTGAACGGGCTCGGCGAGAAGCCGGGGAAGATCGACACCCCGCTCGCCTCCGACGTGCGCGTCCGTGAGGCGTTCGACCTCGCCATCGACCGCGATCTCCTCAACACCGTGGTCTTCCAGGGCATGTACGAACCGGCCTGCGGTCCCATCTCCCCGCAGTCCGGCATCGCCCCCGGGGTCGATCCCGAGGACTGCCCCAAGCGCGACGTCGCCAAGGCGAAGAAGCTGCTGAAGGAAGCCGGGGTGAAGCTCCCGGTGAAGATCGAGCTGAAGACCTCCACCACCCCCGAACAGGGCCGGGTGGGTCAGGTGCTCCAGGCCATGGTCAAGGAGGCGGGGTTCGAACTCTCCCTGCTTCCCACCGAGTACGCGACCATGATCTCCGAGACCGACGAAGGCGACTACGACGTCTTCACCAGCGGCTGGTCCGGCCGGCTCGACCCGGACGGCAACGTCTCCAACTTCCTGAAGACCGCGGGTGCGATGAACGCCTACGGCATCGGCGACCCGGACATCGACCGGCTGATCGACGAGGGCCGTTCCGTCTCCGACCCGGCCCGGCGCACCGAGATCTACGACGAGCTCACCCGGCGCGTCCAGGGCGACCACTCCATGATCTACCTCTACCGGCAGAAGAACTACGTCGTCGCCTCCAAGGACGTCGCGGGCATCCGCGTCTACGGCGACGGACTGGTCCGGGTCACGAACGCGGGGTACATCCGTTGA